The Antricoccus suffuscus genome segment CCCCTCCACCAGCCTGGCCGGACTACCTACGTGATCAGCAGACTCTCCCCGGCGACGCGGATCGGGCTTGCGATCGCGATCGCGACCGGCCTGTACGGCGTCTCCTTTGGCGCTTTGAGCGTCGCCTCCGGACTAGACCTGTGGCAGACAATGGTGCTGAGCCTGTTGTTGTTCAGCGGCGGTTCGCAGTTCGGTTTCATCGGGGTGATCAGCGCGGGCGGTTCCGGGGTGGCGGCCATGAGTACGGCGGTCCTGCTGGGCATCCGCAACGGCGTGTACGGAATGCAGATCAATGCGCTCCTGAGGCCGCGCGGCATCACCAAGTTGGCGGCGGCGCAGGTCACGATCGACGAGTCGACAGCGGTGTGCACAAGCCAAGTGGAGGTCCGTGAGCAGCAGCGCGGGTTCTGGGTGACCGGCGTCGCGATCTTCGTCCTATGGAACCTGTTCACGTTTCTCGGTGCGATTGTTGGTGACGCGGCCGGTGACCCAAAGCAATGGGGGCTCGACGGCGCCGCAGTAGGCGGATTCCTAGGGCTGCTGTGGCCGAGGCTGAAAAACGGTGAGGCGTGGGCGATTGCCGCCGTTGCTGCGGTGACCACGGTCATGCTCACGCCGTGGATCCCTAGTGGACTGCCGATCCTCGCGGCCGCGCTCGTGGTCGCGGCGATTGGATTCGTCAAGAGCCGGCACCGGGTCCAGCGGCCAGAGGACAGCGCACCGGTCATCGACGACGCCGACCGACGAATCGCGGGTGAGGGACAGTGACCCTGTGGTGGTGGATCCTCGGGACCAGCGTCCTGTGCTTCGGTACCAAGTGCCTCGGATACGTCGTGCCGAGCAAGATCATGGACAACCCCCGGATTGCCTATATGTCAGGGATTGTGACCATCGGTCTGCTGGCGGCACTGACCGCTGCGAATACCGTCTCCAGTGGCCAGAACGTCGTGTTCGATGCTCGGATCGGGGGGCTGGTGGCCGCCGCGATTGCCTTGAAACTCAAAGCTCCCTTCATCGTCGTGGTCATCGTGGGGGCGGCGGCCACCGGCGTACTTCGGCTGATCTAGGTACGGCGTCTCCGTCCGGCTGCGGCGCAGACGATCCCGCCGACAATCAGCCCGGTGGCGACGGCGAGCGACTCGGTGGCGTTGAGGCCGGTATATGCGAGTTGGGGCTGCTCCGCGACCGCCTGCACGGGAGCAGCGATCGGGGCGGGCATCGGCGGTGTGGGCCGTGGGACCTCGACGGGCTGAGTGACAGGGGCAGGTGGCGGCGGCGTCACGTCTAGTGGGGGCGGCGGCGTCGGCGCCGAAGGACGTGGTTTCCAGGCCACCGGGATCTCGGCGTGTACGTCGATCGCCTTGACCGCGGCCACTGCGAGCAGTTGTGTCGCTGCCGGAGTGGTCGTGACCGCTGGCGTGAACAGTCGTCCGACCTGCGCCGTAGCCGTGGCCGTGGTGGTCCCGGAAACTGTCACGGCGCCTCCGGTCGCGTCGCCCGGTACGTCGAGATACACCTCCGCGCCGTTGGTGACGGTGCCGGTCGGCGTACCGTCCGCGTCGACGAGCATCGCGCCGTCGAATCCAACGGCGTCGATGTCGACACTCTCACCGGTGGTCGTGACCGTGATCGGACCTATCGGCGTACCGGCCAGGCCGACGGTGGTGTCGATCTTCAGATCAAGCGTGGGGTCGGGCTCGGGTTGCATCCCGGTGTTGGTCGGGCCGGTGAGGTATCCGTACATCGCCGCCACGTCGGCTTGTTCGGCGGGCGTGCCCTGCACGTGCGCGCCGTCAAGCGTGATTCCATCCGAGAACAGCCAGACCGCAGCCTGGGTCGCGGCGATCGCCTCGGCATCGGACAATCCGTCGTTGAACGCCAACCCGGTCGTCGACTCGACCTCGGTGAGCGCGAGATGCGGGTAGGAATGGTGCATCGCCCAGCTGATGTACGCGCCGTTGGGCGTGAGCGAGGCAAGATCGGACCATGGAGCCTCCTGAAGAGGTACGTCAGGGTGATAGCTGTTGTGGAAGTCGACGCAGTAGGCGATCAGATGCTCCTGACCGTCGCCGGTATCCACGTCGTAGAGGTAGGTGCCGTAGGACTCGTCGTCGACCAGCAAGCTGAGTCCCTGTCCTACATGGGGTCCGGTCTTGGGATAGCCGGGGCTGAATGGTGCTGCGTCCGCGCTGGAGGTCGCAAGTATTGGGCAAATGATCGCCAACGCGCCGATCAGGGCGGCCGTCGACAGCCCTCGAGTTGTACGCCGTTTCATGCAAGTTCCCGTCGCTTGAGATGGAGGATTTCAAGCAACGTAAGGAAGAATTCGGCGTCCGTGTGGTTCGTATCAGAACCTGTGGACGGCACCTGCTGGCTGTGGACGTTGGTTTGACAGCAGGCACGGCGTGGGCTAGCCGGCGTACACGTCTACCTCGGTGGCCTTGACGCTCAGCCATACCCGATCGCCCCGTGCGAGGTCGAGCTCGGCGACAGCTCCGGCGGTGACATCGATAAGCGCCGAGGGCGTACCGTCCACCTGCACCCGGATCCGATCGGTCAGCAGCTCCAAGCCGGCAACCGTTCCCTCCCAGGCATTTCGGGGGCTTGAGTGCTCGGGCCGCGTCGCGTGGATCGCCACCGACGTCGGCCGTACGGCGACCAGCGCGCGGGAGCCGACTGGCGGCAGTTCCGCGCTCATGTCGCCCGCGGCGTACGCCGAACCAAAAAGCTTCCCGCCACCGTCGAGCTCGACTGCGGCATCGGGCCGTACGACGCCGGCGTAGAGGTTGAGGCCGACCAGGCGGGCAATGTACGACGTCGACGGCCGTCGCGCGACGTCCGCGGGAGCGCCCTGTTGTACGACGCGACCGTGCTCGATGACGAGCAGCCGGTCGGTCATCACCATTGCCTCGAGCGGATCATGCGTGACGATCAAGGTCGGTCCACCGAAGTCGCGCAGGTGGTCTCGTAGTCCGTTGCGCACCTCCAGCTTGGTGCGGGCGTCGAGCGCGGACAGTGGCTCGTCGAGCAACAAGATCCCGGGATCTGCCGCCAGCGCGCGCGCCAGCGCCACCCGCTGCGCCTGGCCACCGGACAGCTGCGCCGGCTTGCGGGAGGCGAACTCCGACAGGTCCAGCCGGTCGAGCCACGTGCCCGCACGCGCTCGCGATTCCCGGCGCCCGGCGCCTTGAGCGCGGGCCGCGAAGGCGACGTTATCGAGCACCGACAAATGTGGAAACAGTCGGTAGTTCTGGAAAACCAGTCCGACAGGTCGGCGTTCCGCGGGATAGAAGACATCCGCGGCCGGGTCGTCGTACACCTCGTCACCGAGCGCGATCGACCCTTCGGTAAGAGCCGAGAGACCGGCCAGCGTGCGCAGCAGTGTGCTCTTGCCGGCTCCGTTGGGGCCGATCACGCCGAGCACTTCACCTGGGGCGACGGTGAAGTCGACGTCCAATACGAAGCTGCCGCGCTCGACGGTCGCGTTTACGTGCAACGGTCTCGGCGACGCTGTCGTCAGCTGCATGGTCGTATCGCTCATATCGTGGCCCCGCTTCCACGTAACCATCGCTGCCGCATGCTCGCCAGCACGACCACCGCGACCAAGAGCAGCACAAGGCTAAGTGCGATGGCGGCATCGGGATCGGTCTGCAACGCGTTGTAGACCGCGAGCGGCATGGTCTGCGTCGTACCGGGGAAGTTACCGGCAAAGGTGATGGTGGCGCCAAACTCGCCGAGAGCGCGGGCCCAGCACAGCACCGAGCCGGCCACCAGCGACGGCCCGATCAACGGCAGCGTCACTCGCCTGAAGATCGTCGTACGAGAGGCGCCGAGCGTGGCCGCGGCCTCGTCGAGTCCGCGGTCGGCCGACCGCAGGGCGCCTTCGACGGTCACGATCAGGAATGGCATGGCCACAAATGCCTCGGCAACGATGACGCCGGGCGTCGTGAACGGCAGGAAGAAGTCGAACCAGTCGCCGAGATACCGCCCGACGATCCCGTTACGGCCGAACGCCATCAGCAGCGCCACACCACCGACGACCGGCGGCAACACCAGTGGCAGCGTGACAAGCGCTCGCAGCAGGCCAATCCCAGGCACGTTGACCCTGGCCAGCACCCATGCGAGGGGTACGCCGATGACCAGCGAGATCGCGGTTGCCGACGTGGCGCAGATCAGCGAGAGCCGCAACGCTGTCAGGGCATCACTGTTGCTGAGGATCTGGCCGAGACCGCTCCACGGTGCCCTGATGATGAGCGCGACAAGCGGGATCAGCAAGAACAACACCGCGACAGTGGCGGGAATGCCGATAATTGCGGGCGCTCCAGTCTTATCGACGCGCCGTTGTTTCGTCGTACGACGTGGTTGCCCCACTGCTATCTGGTCACCCCTGGTCGAGCTGCTACGGCTTCGCGAATCCCGCTTTCTCAAGAACCTTAATGCCGTCGGCCGACAGCACGTAGTCCATGAACGCCTTGGCGCCGTCGGCGTTGGGGGCCTTCTTCATCGTTGCAATGGGGTAGTCGGTCGTCGCGTTGACGTCATCGGGGATTTCGATGCCCTTGATCTTGTCGCCGGCA includes the following:
- the modB gene encoding molybdate ABC transporter permease subunit, with the translated sequence MGQPRRTTKQRRVDKTGAPAIIGIPATVAVLFLLIPLVALIIRAPWSGLGQILSNSDALTALRLSLICATSATAISLVIGVPLAWVLARVNVPGIGLLRALVTLPLVLPPVVGGVALLMAFGRNGIVGRYLGDWFDFFLPFTTPGVIVAEAFVAMPFLIVTVEGALRSADRGLDEAAATLGASRTTIFRRVTLPLIGPSLVAGSVLCWARALGEFGATITFAGNFPGTTQTMPLAVYNALQTDPDAAIALSLVLLLVAVVVLASMRQRWLRGSGATI
- a CDS encoding thioester domain-containing protein encodes the protein MKRRTTRGLSTAALIGALAIICPILATSSADAAPFSPGYPKTGPHVGQGLSLLVDDESYGTYLYDVDTGDGQEHLIAYCVDFHNSYHPDVPLQEAPWSDLASLTPNGAYISWAMHHSYPHLALTEVESTTGLAFNDGLSDAEAIAATQAAVWLFSDGITLDGAHVQGTPAEQADVAAMYGYLTGPTNTGMQPEPDPTLDLKIDTTVGLAGTPIGPITVTTTGESVDIDAVGFDGAMLVDADGTPTGTVTNGAEVYLDVPGDATGGAVTVSGTTTATATAQVGRLFTPAVTTTPAATQLLAVAAVKAIDVHAEIPVAWKPRPSAPTPPPPLDVTPPPPAPVTQPVEVPRPTPPMPAPIAAPVQAVAEQPQLAYTGLNATESLAVATGLIVGGIVCAAAGRRRRT
- a CDS encoding AzlD domain-containing protein gives rise to the protein MTLWWWILGTSVLCFGTKCLGYVVPSKIMDNPRIAYMSGIVTIGLLAALTAANTVSSGQNVVFDARIGGLVAAAIALKLKAPFIVVVIVGAAATGVLRLI
- a CDS encoding AzlC family ABC transporter permease — its product is MISRLSPATRIGLAIAIATGLYGVSFGALSVASGLDLWQTMVLSLLLFSGGSQFGFIGVISAGGSGVAAMSTAVLLGIRNGVYGMQINALLRPRGITKLAAAQVTIDESTAVCTSQVEVREQQRGFWVTGVAIFVLWNLFTFLGAIVGDAAGDPKQWGLDGAAVGGFLGLLWPRLKNGEAWAIAAVAAVTTVMLTPWIPSGLPILAAALVVAAIGFVKSRHRVQRPEDSAPVIDDADRRIAGEGQ
- a CDS encoding ABC transporter ATP-binding protein → MSDTTMQLTTASPRPLHVNATVERGSFVLDVDFTVAPGEVLGVIGPNGAGKSTLLRTLAGLSALTEGSIALGDEVYDDPAADVFYPAERRPVGLVFQNYRLFPHLSVLDNVAFAARAQGAGRRESRARAGTWLDRLDLSEFASRKPAQLSGGQAQRVALARALAADPGILLLDEPLSALDARTKLEVRNGLRDHLRDFGGPTLIVTHDPLEAMVMTDRLLVIEHGRVVQQGAPADVARRPSTSYIARLVGLNLYAGVVRPDAAVELDGGGKLFGSAYAAGDMSAELPPVGSRALVAVRPTSVAIHATRPEHSSPRNAWEGTVAGLELLTDRIRVQVDGTPSALIDVTAGAVAELDLARGDRVWLSVKATEVDVYAG